GAAGATGCACGAAGCATAGTTAACGTTGAACTGGTAGTCAATATCTACAAGGCCGGCATATGTATAGATCTTCGACGAGTGGGGCGAGAAGAAGAACTCGTGGATCTAGTGAGCGCCGAAGATGCAAGACGTCGCTTCCCGATAAGGAGTGTTCGTCTCAGGGATTATGTGAATGAGCAAGAGCGGTGTCGCCGTATCTCTTTACTCCTTAATGCCATCAAGTATTTCAGCGACTACTCCAAGCAGGCTCGGCTACTTACGGACTTTACGCCGGATTTCGTGCTCATTGCCTTACAGCATAACTATTCCCATCGCCTCCAGAAAGCCCTTGAGATCCGGGGTGATGGTACAGCCAACCTCAACGTTGAGAGACTGCGCCAGATCATCCTTGAACTTCAAGAAGAACTGGTCAGGGTTAACGACACACCCGCCCTGTGGGCCGGGATGGTTGACGGTATAGTGGAGAATGCCGACGAAGTTAGGCAAGTCCTTCATGACCTGAGAATTCCCGTCATAACACCACGCCAGGCGATTGATGAAGGCAGTAGGGCTCTTGGCATAGTTCAATCGTGAGGTGAAAGCTATGGCGGAAAGGCTTTACGGCTTCATAGCCGATGCAGAATTACCCTATTTTGCCTGCTTCCGGAAGCCTGCCAGCACGAGCGTGATTCTGACTTATCCGGTCCCGCCGTTCACAACCATTGTGGGGATGATTGCCAACGCCCTGGGCATCCCCCGACCGGGGTACTTTGAAGGCATTAACTGGCTTCAGAACATCCTGTGGCTCAACCTTCGCCCCATAACGAAACTACCACGCCCCTCGCGGGAATTGGCGAAGATCCTGAAGTTGGTAGGGGAGAATCGTGAAGAACGCCGTCCAACTTCTTTTCCTTCTTCACCCATGTACAGGTATTTTCTTCCGCGACCCTATTACCGCTTTTTTGTGGCAAGCGAAGATCGCGAAGCAGTTGATGAAATAGTGAAAGCGCTCGGTTGTCCCGAGCGACCGCTCTATCTCGGTCAATCTGATGATATGGTTGTGCTTAAAGTTGTCTGGTGCGGCGAAGTTGAGCAGGTTGAGAGTCGGGAAGCATGGGGATTGGTTCGGGGTTCGTACGAAGCTAACGGCCAGGGGACGGAACTCTTGAGACTCCCCATTGGCTTTGAAAGCGAGCGCAAACTGCTGCTATCGCCTCTTCTCACATTACCGTCGAATTTCCCCTTCCTGTTACCGCAACCCGAGTCGCTCTGGCGTTTTGCTGA
This Thermodesulforhabdus norvegica DNA region includes the following protein-coding sequences:
- the cas7i gene encoding type I-B CRISPR-associated protein Cas7/Cst2/DevR, whose protein sequence is MRSDVKAIQLVWLSKTGLTNLNSGEGGSNLVDIKKFRYCGEEFPYVSGQAMRYYLRESIRRHLEPEEACIADEQGETCGRIAECVLCDLFGFMWTERSERRGEGRSHVRTSPVKVSPAMGLLPLDYTMVTDFLTRRPRETTVEATEVEDARSIVNVELVVNIYKAGICIDLRRVGREEELVDLVSAEDARRRFPIRSVRLRDYVNEQERCRRISLLLNAIKYFSDYSKQARLLTDFTPDFVLIALQHNYSHRLQKALEIRGDGTANLNVERLRQIILELQEELVRVNDTPALWAGMVDGIVENADEVRQVLHDLRIPVITPRQAIDEGSRALGIVQS
- the cas5 gene encoding CRISPR-associated protein Cas5 — translated: MAERLYGFIADAELPYFACFRKPASTSVILTYPVPPFTTIVGMIANALGIPRPGYFEGINWLQNILWLNLRPITKLPRPSRELAKILKLVGENREERRPTSFPSSPMYRYFLPRPYYRFFVASEDREAVDEIVKALGCPERPLYLGQSDDMVVLKVVWCGEVEQVESREAWGLVRGSYEANGQGTELLRLPIGFESERKLLLSPLLTLPSNFPFLLPQPESLWRFAEETVHLISAKEARENASGEKRAN